A region from the Corynebacterium halotolerans YIM 70093 = DSM 44683 genome encodes:
- a CDS encoding OsmC family protein — protein MSDLTPNHKDGEPLAPIDAEKLSELAKKNTENPEGGRKTIRTHTEADGQFRNYTRVRDLDPILVSEPPQLLGDNSAGNPTEVAQAALAACISVGIQAIATNRGVTLTKIAIDIESDIDISPVWGVGDLAEDKRPGVSDVRVKIDLEGDADRETLDQIQKDAVKWSPVVNTYTRPANLTSELV, from the coding sequence ATGTCCGACCTCACCCCGAACCACAAGGACGGCGAGCCGCTGGCCCCCATCGACGCCGAGAAGCTCTCCGAGCTGGCGAAGAAGAACACCGAGAACCCGGAGGGTGGGCGCAAGACCATCCGCACCCACACCGAGGCCGACGGCCAGTTCCGCAACTACACCCGGGTCCGTGACCTGGATCCGATCCTGGTCTCCGAGCCGCCGCAGCTGCTGGGCGACAACTCCGCGGGCAACCCGACCGAGGTCGCCCAGGCGGCCCTGGCCGCCTGCATCTCCGTGGGCATCCAGGCCATCGCCACCAACCGGGGCGTGACCCTGACCAAGATCGCCATCGACATCGAGTCCGACATCGACATCTCCCCGGTCTGGGGCGTCGGCGACCTGGCCGAGGACAAGCGTCCGGGCGTGTCCGACGTGCGCGTCAAGATCGACCTCGAGGGCGACGCCGACCGCGAGACCCTGGACCAGATCCAGAAGGACGCCGTCAAGTGGTCCCCGGTCGTCAACACCTACACTCGCCCGGCCAACCTGACCTCCGAGCTGGTCTAG
- a CDS encoding ribose-5-phosphate isomerase has translation MRVYLGADHAGFEMKNVISEHLNKQGHEVIDCGAHTYDAEDDYPAFCIEAASRTVNDPGSLGIVLGGSGNGEQIAANKVEGARCALAWSPETARLAREHNNAQLIGLGGRMHSEEEAIAIVDAFLEQEWSRADRHQRRLDIISEYERTGIAPALPEE, from the coding sequence ATGCGCGTTTATCTAGGAGCAGACCACGCCGGATTCGAGATGAAGAACGTCATCTCCGAACATCTGAACAAGCAGGGCCACGAGGTGATCGACTGCGGCGCCCACACCTACGACGCCGAGGACGATTACCCCGCCTTCTGCATCGAGGCCGCGAGCCGCACCGTCAATGACCCGGGTTCCCTCGGCATCGTGCTGGGTGGCTCCGGCAACGGTGAGCAGATCGCCGCGAACAAGGTCGAGGGCGCCCGCTGCGCCCTCGCCTGGTCGCCGGAGACGGCCCGCCTGGCCCGCGAGCACAACAATGCCCAGCTGATCGGCCTCGGCGGCCGCATGCACTCCGAGGAGGAGGCCATCGCGATCGTCGACGCCTTCCTGGAGCAGGAGTGGTCGCGTGCGGACCGCCACCAGCGCCGCCTCGACATCATCTCCGAGTACGAGCGCACCGGCATCGCCCCCGCCCTGCCCGAGGAATAA
- a CDS encoding SAM-dependent methyltransferase — MNRNFFEVLYAGTEDPWELETSDYEARKYALTLAALPRHRYRSGFEPGCSVGVLTARLAERCEHLEAWEPIERPRLRCRERVSAAGLTERVTVTGEELDPDAAFPAADLIVLSEVLYYLPEKKLGPTLQRLFAAAQPGADIVAVHWRSRDEGMEMTGDEAHAELRDPRHGLQLLGGWREEEYVIDVFRLPERT; from the coding sequence ATGAACCGGAACTTCTTCGAGGTGTTGTACGCCGGCACCGAGGATCCCTGGGAGCTTGAGACCAGCGACTACGAGGCGCGCAAATACGCGCTCACCCTCGCGGCCCTGCCCCGGCATCGTTACCGGTCGGGTTTCGAGCCGGGATGCTCAGTGGGGGTACTCACCGCTCGGCTGGCCGAACGCTGCGAGCACCTCGAGGCGTGGGAGCCGATCGAGCGGCCACGGCTGCGGTGTCGTGAGCGGGTGTCGGCGGCGGGCCTGACGGAGCGGGTCACGGTCACCGGCGAGGAGCTCGACCCCGACGCCGCCTTCCCGGCCGCGGATCTCATCGTGCTCTCCGAGGTGCTCTACTACCTGCCCGAGAAAAAGCTGGGCCCCACCCTGCAGCGGTTGTTCGCCGCAGCGCAGCCCGGGGCGGACATCGTCGCGGTGCACTGGCGCTCCCGGGACGAGGGCATGGAGATGACCGGCGACGAGGCGCACGCCGAGCTGCGGGATCCGCGCCACGGCCTGCAGCTGCTCGGCGGGTGGCGCGAGGAGGAGTACGTCATCGACGTCTTCCGCCTGCCCGAACGCACCTGA
- a CDS encoding aldo/keto reductase, which produces MDNRIPTIELNDGTTIPQLGFGVFQVDPDETERVVSEALEAGYRHIDTAAVYGNEEGVGRAIAKSGLDRDELFVTTKLWNDRHHDAPAALRESLDKLGLDTVDLYLIHWPCPRQDAYVTAWESLVGLREEGLTRSIGVSNFLPHHLEKLLISSEVVPVVNQVELHPAYQRPEEVDFFRNHGMAVEAWAPLGQNKYDLLDSDAVRGAAEAHDVTPAQAVIRWHLQKGNIVFPKSRTPERIRSNIDVFGFELSDDEMTAITDLDRGGDGRVGPHPDEVDV; this is translated from the coding sequence ATGGACAACCGCATCCCCACCATCGAACTCAATGACGGCACCACCATCCCGCAGCTCGGCTTCGGTGTCTTCCAGGTCGACCCCGACGAGACAGAACGCGTGGTCAGCGAGGCGCTTGAGGCCGGCTACCGCCACATCGACACCGCTGCGGTCTACGGCAATGAGGAGGGTGTGGGACGTGCCATCGCGAAGTCGGGACTGGACCGCGACGAGCTGTTCGTGACCACCAAGCTGTGGAACGACCGCCACCACGACGCCCCGGCCGCCCTGCGTGAGTCGCTGGACAAGCTGGGCCTCGACACCGTCGATCTCTACCTGATTCACTGGCCGTGCCCGCGGCAGGACGCCTACGTCACCGCCTGGGAGTCGCTGGTCGGACTGCGTGAGGAGGGGCTGACCCGCTCGATCGGCGTGTCCAACTTCCTGCCCCACCACCTGGAGAAGCTCCTGATCTCCTCCGAGGTGGTGCCGGTGGTCAACCAGGTCGAGCTGCACCCGGCCTACCAGCGGCCCGAGGAGGTCGACTTCTTCCGCAACCACGGCATGGCGGTCGAGGCGTGGGCCCCGCTCGGCCAGAACAAATACGACCTGCTCGACTCGGATGCGGTCCGCGGCGCGGCGGAGGCCCACGACGTGACCCCGGCGCAGGCGGTCATCCGCTGGCACCTGCAGAAGGGCAACATCGTCTTCCCCAAGTCCCGCACGCCCGAGCGCATCCGCAGCAATATCGACGTCTTCGGCTTCGAGCTCAGCGACGACGAGATGACCGCCATCACCGACCTCGACCGCGGTGGCGACGGCCGCGTGGGCCCCCACCCCGACGAGGTGGACGTCTAG
- a CDS encoding acyl-CoA dehydrogenase family protein has product MSTTAVSPTTPALILDPELRASIAENAKAVDKGEKDARYALSLLGEAGLLGRDLLDTARLIRELSAEDLSVGFTVWADRVTLSYLEAAGTGYALELAEALRVGRRPGVSGMAGPFKEFAGCGEIDLHAEKTDDGYVINGKLNWASNLYDDAVVVSGAKTDGGERFLFVLEAGHKGVHFGRPFGLLGLNATASAWVTFEDVHLPAAQVLTGDFESFMAQARPTFSLLQISECIGVAEASAAAAGTRLSGVNETFTGDVERAVATNAELVERQEAIIARLGQGEKVSPVELLELRLDAAEAAVAAANVEVRVAGGAGYAKNSPASRRFREAAFIPVQSPSEAQLRWELARARENADN; this is encoded by the coding sequence ATGAGCACCACCGCAGTTTCCCCGACCACCCCCGCGCTGATTCTCGACCCGGAGCTGCGCGCGAGCATCGCCGAGAACGCCAAGGCGGTGGACAAGGGCGAGAAGGACGCCCGCTACGCCCTGTCGTTGCTGGGGGAGGCGGGACTGCTCGGTCGGGACCTGCTCGACACCGCCCGTCTCATCCGGGAGCTCTCGGCGGAGGACCTCTCCGTCGGGTTCACCGTCTGGGCGGACCGTGTCACCCTCAGCTACCTGGAGGCCGCCGGCACGGGGTACGCACTCGAGCTCGCCGAGGCTCTGCGCGTCGGCCGCCGCCCCGGTGTGTCCGGCATGGCGGGCCCCTTCAAGGAGTTCGCCGGCTGCGGGGAGATCGACCTGCACGCCGAGAAGACCGATGACGGCTACGTCATCAACGGCAAGCTCAACTGGGCCTCCAACCTCTACGACGACGCCGTCGTGGTCTCCGGCGCGAAGACCGACGGGGGCGAGCGTTTCCTCTTCGTCCTGGAGGCCGGCCACAAGGGGGTGCACTTCGGCCGGCCCTTCGGCCTGCTGGGGCTGAACGCCACCGCCTCGGCCTGGGTGACCTTCGAGGACGTCCACCTCCCGGCCGCCCAGGTGCTCACCGGGGACTTCGAGTCCTTCATGGCCCAGGCGCGCCCGACCTTCTCGCTGCTGCAGATCTCCGAGTGCATCGGTGTCGCCGAGGCCTCCGCCGCGGCCGCGGGCACGCGGCTGTCCGGCGTCAACGAGACCTTCACCGGCGACGTCGAGCGGGCGGTGGCCACCAACGCCGAGCTCGTGGAGCGTCAGGAGGCGATCATCGCCCGCCTCGGGCAGGGTGAGAAGGTCTCCCCGGTGGAGCTGCTGGAACTGCGTCTCGACGCCGCCGAGGCCGCCGTGGCCGCGGCCAACGTCGAGGTCCGCGTCGCCGGCGGAGCCGGCTACGCCAAGAACTCCCCGGCCTCGCGCCGCTTCCGGGAGGCCGCGTTCATCCCGGTGCAGTCGCCGTCGGAGGCCCAGCTTCGCTGGGAGCTCGCCCGCGCGCGCGAGAACGCGGACAACTGA